The Lycium barbarum isolate Lr01 chromosome 11, ASM1917538v2, whole genome shotgun sequence genome contains the following window.
TCTCCCTACCCCACTTATCTCGAGGTGGAAACCAATACTTAGAGTAACTTATACTCTTCAGTTTTCTCTGAATATACTAATCTTCGGGTGCTAGTAGAGAACTGGCATCTTAATTGAATAAACAAAGATGCTAGGTAACCAGACAATTCCATACATAGCTTACATAATTCCTTAAAATTATAAAATCCATACTGATCATCTCTTCATTTCTCAATCATATATCCATATGTTTTCTTGGTCTTTCAGgcttttgtttatttattaacaAGCCACGAACTCTGTAATATTTCCTTCTTATCGATCCGCTAaggtcacgatacatctttgttgccttTGAATAGATATTTTACCCTTGCTACATTTAACATAAAGTCAGTTTTCATATCTTAGGAATCCACCTTATTGAGATACTCCTTTCCTAAATATACTTTCAAGTTTTGGTTTATGAGATATACCATATCTAGGATACTGTATCTTTAGTTAAGTTTCTCGacttatatcatatatatatatatatatatatatatatatatatatatatatatatatgtatatatatatatatatatatcatctctGCAGTCCATTACTATCTAGGGGACCAATCCATTACTATCCTCGGCTATGCTACACTTCACCAGTTGAAGCTTTATAGTGATCTTGGCAAGCttctcatatacttatatcatctcTGCAGTATATAATTCTATACCCTTCTGCTACTTTACATAATGAACATACATTTTGGTGCTAGATCCATCCTTATTCATTTTAATGCGATGAATCTATCTTACACGAACTTACTCCTCATTATCCTCTTCACTACTGCTACTAGCCTTTAGTTCCTCATTTAGGTCCATCTTATTCCATTACTTATAATGCGACTTTAATTCTTTTACGTCCTGAATCTTCTGTACCTGAAATTCTTGTATCATCTATAAGATTTTTCTTCCACGTTATCATACCCAATTCTTTTATGTTTCTTCATTGCTAGACCTTTCATAACATCTTTGTCTAGTAACTTCGAGGAGAACCTTCCTTGGAGTCCTATCTCCCAACCCTTTTACTAGTCATGCATATGACTGACTGGCTACATCTACGTCAAATCGTTCTTGCACCTTATCATTCTTCTTATATAATTATCCTTTCGAGGCGCTTCTCGATTCCTTTTTGTTGCTGTCTTTCCATCTTCTAACAAAGCATACTCCTGATCACATACTTGTCGTCTTATCTTGCCCCCTTAAGGTTATAGCCCAATACTCCATATTTAACATCCTAATTATCTTCTCTCTTTCCTGCAAGTACATACTCCCAGCGAATTTGTAAGTAATTTTATCTGTGACTGTTGCTCTTCTGAGTCTATCTGATTAGTTACACACATATAAAGGTCACATACTCTTATAGATGTACTAGCCCTGGATGGGCCTAACCTTTCATCTAATAGATCCTCTTAATTTCCCTTTCCATCTTTCTAGTAATTGTCTTTCTTCTATTACTCATTCATCCATCCAATTACTGTAATAGTATCTAGCATAAGAGTCTCCTCTAAAAAATCCGCCCTTGCAACTTCAAACCCCTTTATTTCCCATCATAAAGATAATTCTTTCGAGCATCTCTCGCTTCTTTCATTAACTATTCAGCTCTgtattactaactcaataatcctaTGATAATAAAACTTTTGAAGGAAATTTTTTCGTACCTTGGTCCTACCTTCGTCTTATATATTCCTATGGATCAACTCATGATTCATATATCCTTATACTTGTACCTCTATATAACATCCTTGCCAATATACTATATACAATAAGAAGGCTCTCGTCAATATCTAGCTCATTGAGTAATGTACAGCGTTCTCTTACCTTTTCTAACCaatcattttctttttttatattcaaAACAATAACTATCCTCAGACGAATCTTGCATTCCGTTTCATATCACCTTTAGACATTAAGCATCATCATCCGTATAATTGATACTCTTTTTTGTTTTCGTAATTCCTGCTTTACCTCTTTTTACTCATAAATCATTGGCATGTTTATACTCAAGGGTCATATTTAAACACATATGTATCCTTTCCATGCCTTACCTCGAGGGGaagttacaactcccatctaataatatcgatgtctcattaataaaacacttCTAAGGTTGCTAACCACTCACAGTATAACCACAGTTGTTGGTATCACCCAACTAAAAATCCCATCAAACGTCTCTTCTTTTAAGTCCCATCAGTAATACTTTAAAATTTTATCTTAACAGAATTGCATATAATATATCGATACCATCCTCAGGGGTGTATAGACATTAATAAACCACTAATTGTAATTGGCGTTATCACTCACCCCCTCATACTGAACTATCTCCTCTTACTTGCAAGTCATTCATATCTTACTGATTCCTCTTGACACCTATTATTCGTAATTTTGTTGATATAATCTCTCTATCAAACTATGTTCCCCACATATACCTTTCCTGTCTAATCATACCATAGACTTATTACTACATCCACCGTTCTATCAATTATTCATAATCTTAACCCATTGTCTGACCACAGATTCCACTTAATATAATCGTTAGGCCATTATGACTTACCGTTGTTGCATAACATAAAACATttcaattcatacttgtttaGTTTTAACACTTTGATAAAGCGATAAGTATGCCTTCTATCATTGGTTGCTCTGGCCCTGAAACTCTGATGGACGTGGGACTTTCCATGGCCCTGCTCTAGAACCCTGATCTGGCATGAATCGCTCTAGCATGGGCTGGGAAAGTTCTTTTTCCTGCTGTCCCTCAATCGGTTGTTCACCGCCACCCGAAACTTTCACAAATGTACCAACTATACTAACCTGTCCGGTCTGGCCACCACTTTCATTTGAACCATGCTCCGAAGATACCGTCAAGTCTTGGTTAATAGGGTCCTCAGGGCGCAAACTCCTAGGTCTCTCAGAAGGCCATCCACTCTCCGCTGATCTACCATAATACAAAGCTTGGGGACCAACACCTAGCATTAGCCTTTCCATTCCTTGTCCAGCTATGGCCAGAGGTGAAACTGGCAATATCAAAAATTTTCTTGGCTCATTTACACTTATCAAAGTCAATGATACCTGTGGCACTAATCTAAATGACCGCTCAGTGATAAAGGATGTAGGGGTGCAGAGACAACTAGGAGGTTTGCCTAGAAGTAGCCACTCTTGAAAGAGTGCGTAATAGCTCACTGATCGAGCGCTCTTGCGCCGAAGATGAACGGGGCTAAGCGATCTGCCGAAGCTGTGCGGAATTGTCTTTCATTCCAAGGCATAACTTGTATCCATGCGCTTCATATTCGCCTGGAGTTCGCTCCCAGAAATATAGCCATCCCTACCCCCTCACGTCAATCCCACGAGCCTCTTATCCATTCTCATTGAAAGACGGTGGGGGAGCAAATCCAACTAGAAAAACTCACGTTGGGCTTAGGGATAATCAGGCTACGgatgaaatcaagaaataatttaactaaCAGTTCGAACTAAGAACAAGAAATGGAAGAACGAAAGTCGTATGGGTTCACAAAGACTCCGTGGCTAAAAAGTAAAAAAGATATATCGAAGTATTTCTGATGATTCAATAATCTTATTACTTCAATCTGAAGTTCTTAGTTACTTCAACTGGATGAGTCCTAGCGAGGGAATAATTAAGTCATAATTCATTGGTTGATTGTATCATTAactatttcatttttgtttttgGTACGAGGAACTTATCATGAATCCATTGATTTCTGCCGCTTCCGTTATTGCTGTTGGATTGGCCGTAGGGCTCGCTTCTATTGGACCTGGAGTTGGTCAAGGGACTGCTGCGGGTCAAGCAGAGATTAATTCATTTATTCTGAGATCTGAGAAGTCACGAGTTAACCCTACAAATGAAATAGGGATTGAAAGAGTAAATATTAGCCCGCAAAACCTTTTTTATTGCAAACTTGAGGACAATACAATAAAGAACAAAATAATGATTTGGTATAATAATACAATTTTTTTGATATTTCTATTTAGAAAACAAAAAAGTTTAGTTATCTATTCAAACAAGATATATAAATTACTAATAGATTGAATGAAATCTCAAAGAATCCTACGTTCAAGGTATACTCAgtaaatacatatatatcttAACTTAAGATTGACTATTCTAgcttaattcaaattcaaatttttgGAATCCTTTTATTTGTGAGGAGCTGGATGAGAAGAAACTCTCATGTCCGGTTCTGTAGTAGAGATGGAATTCAGAAACAACTATCAACTATAACCCCAAAAGAACCAGATTCCGTAAACAACATAGAGGAAGAATGAAGGGAATATCTTATCGAGGTAATCATATTTCTTTCGGTAAATATGCTCTTCAGGCACTTGAACCTGCTTGGATTACATCTAGACAATTAGAAGCAGGCCGACGAGCAATGACACAAAATGCACGTCGTGGTGgaaaaatatgtgtacgtatatttCCAGACAAACCAGTTACACTAAGACTCGCAGAAACACGTATGGGTTCAGGAAAAGGATCCCCTGAATATTGGGTAGCTGTTGTTAAACCGGGTCGAATACTTTATGAAATGGGTGGAGTAACAGAAAATATAGCCAGAAGGGCTATTTCACTAGCAGCATCCAAAATGCCTATACAAACTCAATTCATTATTTCCTAATGTAATAGAAAAAAATCTAGAAAGGGCTCTTAGATATGAAACAAAACCGCATGTTTCTTTTTTTGgacaaaaatatttctttttttttcttcgccCTGTGCATTCAAAGACCAGATTAAAAAAATGATTCAACCTCAGACCCATTTAAATGTAGCGGATAATGGCTGGGCTCGAGAATTGATGTGTATTCGAATCATAGGAGCTAGCAATCGTCGATATGCTCATATTGGTGACGTTATTGTTGCTGTGATCAAAGAAGCAGTACCAAATATGCCCCTAGAAAGATCAGAAATAGTTAGAGCTGTAATTGTGCGTACCTGTAAAGAACTCAAACGTGACAACGGGATGATAATACGATATGATGGCAATGCTGCAGTTGTTATTGATCAAGAAGGAAATCCAGAAGGAACTCGAATTTTTGGTGCAATCGCCCGGGAATTGAGAGAATTAAATTTTACTAAAATAGTTTCATTAGCTCCCGAGGTATTTTAAAATGAAATTGTGATCTATTTCTATTGGGGTATTTGAAAGAAATAGATTAATAGTAGTTTGTGTCTCACACATAGATCTTTAATAATTCATATCATATtcaaaaataaataagtaaaaaaCACGTTGATTATATCAAATTTGGAGACCCCAATAATTTTAGTTCATCATGGGTAGGGACACTATTACTGAGATAATAACTTCTATAAGAAATGCTAATATGGATCGAAAATGGGTGGTTCGAATAGCATCTACTAATATTACCGAAATTATTGTTCAAATATTTTTACGAGAGGGTTTTATCGAAAACGTGAGAAAACATCGAGAAAACAACAACGATTTTTTGGTTTTAACCCTGCGACATAGACGGAATAAGAAAAGACCCTAtagaaatattttaaatttaaaacgAATCAGTCGACTTGGTCTATGAATCTATTCTAATTATCAACGAATTCTGCGAATTTTAGGTGGAATGGGGATTGTAATTGTTTATACCTCAATTGGGGCTCTCCCTTCACCACCCCCTTGGGGATGGTCTACAGGGTTCATAACTACTCCTCTTACTACAAGACGCTTGCCTAGCCAACGCTTAGATCCGGCTTTACCCAAACCTTTCTGGTTCACCCCAACATTCCCCATTTATCCGACTATTGCTGAGCAGTTTTTGGATATCAAACGAACCTCCCCAGAAGGTAATTTTAATGTGGCTGATTTCCCCTCTTTTGCAATCAGTTTCGCTACAACACCCGCTGCTCTAGCTAATTGTTCACCCTTTCCAAGTGTGATTTCTATATTATGTATGGCCGTGCCTAAGGGCATATCGGTTGAAGTAGATTCTTCTTTTGATCAATCAAAACCCCTTCCCAAATTGTACAAGCTTCTTCCAAAGCATACGACTTTCTGGATGTAGATGATGATATCTATACAGAtggatcttatatatatatatatcgtagaaTTAAGTACCACATGGGTGGATATATATATGAATCCAAATCTGCCGAATCACTTATGTTATGATCTTCTACATCCCGGGTCTTCCCGTTCCGTCATCTGGCTTATGTTCTTCATGTAGCATTCAGACCGAATGACTCTATGAAATTACGTCGATGCTTCCACATATTATGGGTAATGTAGGAGACATCTCTATTTATGTATCGGATTCCATTGAGACGGAACCTCATGTAAATACCATGGAATACGATTTGATCTTATTCATGGAGATTCCATAACTATTCCAAAAATGGAAAGTTCGACACAATTgggattttttttggaaattggaAGCAGTTACTAATTCATGATTCTGCATGTACAAAATGAAAACTTCATTCTCGATTCTACGACAATTTTTATGAAAGCCTTTCATTTGCTTCTCTTCGATGGAAGTTTGATTTTCCCAGAATGTATCCTAAGTTTTGGCCTAATTCTTCTTCTGATGATCGATTCAACCTCTGATAAAAAAGATATACCTTGGTTATATTTCATCTCTTCAACAAGTTTAGTAATGAGCATAAGGGCCCTATTGTTCCGAAGGAGAGAAGAACCTATGATTAGCTTTTCGGGAAATTTTCAAACGAATAATTTCAACGAAATCTTTCAATTtctgttataacccgtattttatacattcggataattcgagacaattgcgagaagtcaaaggcaagactattttccaaaattattttagtgaacaagttgtttattagtatggaaatattgagaaaggctaagggtaaaaagggaaattcacaaggtggcctatggtaatattgtgaaaggctaggggcaaaacgggaatttcacaaatgttcaagaaaattcttgaagaaggccactttggctgtgtagtatatatatatatatatggaaaagtgatgATAGAATAAAACAACTAGTCATCTTTAATTAATAttaaagaagcttggagaagggggacatgtgtccacttattACTTGAAGGaggcacctatatatatatattagcaagAGACAATTATCTAGAGATTTCATTTTCTTACAACAtaagaagacttggaaaaaaaaaagagaaggagaagagagggCCATTCAGCCAAGACTCCAAAAAATGGTgccatggaattgatcaagataaattattttcttctagcatttcaactatgatgtaaaatgaggatttaatggttagtaatgaagttgtgattgttggtggattatggaagaagttagtgtgacattagtgtggtttcttatatttgtaggaatgatattgctaatgtgtaggttgtaaatataattcatgaatttggaaatgagccatgtgttggaagattgtaagttgggttgttgtggttgaatttgaaagaaggaaataggttgttattgttcttgttgagtttggaaggtttcaggtgaagtagtgtgttgattgagtcgttttgaatgctatgtgaattgaattgaatataaatgaaatgtcgttgaattgtatgacaaaggtttttaatgttagaatgcgtcttgaattgattgttgatgttgttggcacgattgttggtattgttgttgatagtttggccgagttgaattctcggattgttgattgatgatttgggccgagttagattctcagggatggtgtatttacaggggagatgctgccgaaatttcggcagatcataagtaaatttatttgaaagactaaggcaagtgtgtgtgacgatgaatctaatgattatgtaaatcttcttgaatgtagactagtgataacgagcttggacaattaagcgtagctaataggacgtggagcaggtatgttaaggcttgtccctttctttcaaaggcatgatcccgatgttatgatttcaaaattgtttccatatcttacttgtttttcaaaagttagatgtttacgatcccaaggcatgattctcttcccaataactcgtaaatgtttttccaaagtgtccgtattctaccaaaacagaggtttatgattttgtaagattttatgacaataacgatggatatgttttaccatgacattgatgatgtcaaggatgagaatgtttctatgatgactatgataagaatgatttcatgtttaaaggtacttggtatgattattgctttgattttccaaaaatagcttctgaaacgttcgtggaaggttctgtacttcaaacgctcataactttcttatactaattcggatcgacccgaaacttgtttttgagtcttcaggtgtcgatttatgtacgctgttattcgttgctagtctcatcttataataattgttccttcaaggtgagacaaagagaccatggttattccataatgtaatcggaggttaccgaccttacgtcactccgatggatatatgactttctttgggctctcatgcatgctccttatatgatatatgtatatgacacatggacatgatatatgtatatgtatatgtatatggggaatatggggaaaatggACATTTGTGGCGCtgtagacgcattgccacctggtcagttggcgtaacttatcatcccggacgcgggatgcccggacgcgggacatatgtgggggagccgacgttgttcggcgctatgatatgttctattttctatatatatgaagaagaaatgtttttcaaagaaagccaagcatgcatggcatccgccctaagaggcactcagatgtacaggttactctttttaTCTCATAATATGCTCTATGTTCCTATTTTGTATGGTttataattacatcccttactatgttactatccatgccttacatactcagtacattgctcgtactgaccctctttcttcgggggctgcgtttcatgccgcgcaggtacacccagatgagtggaagctatgatagaagatgttccagcggagttggcaagatctatttgccctggagtgttgccgggtcagagtactatgctatgatgttttgttcgaagttagacactttgcagatagagtcatgggtgtagtatgtcagtcttgaaagcagCTTcgccagccgatgtgtctttatatattatgttacagattccagtATGATTACAGACTATACTTGATTTGAGtacaatgaaaagaaaaagaaagattctgagGGCTTAGCTATGTTTTTCATTTCCTATTGATGTAAGaatctaaagagattaagtatgtaataagagtcagcgggttcgctcggctccgaacatggggtcgggtgcccatcacaccctagtaaggttggggtgtgacaatttcTTATTTTACTATGTTCAACTCTATGTATTTCTCTATCCGTAGAGTACATTGAATGTACATAAATGGCTATAACAGAGTTTCTCTTATTCGTATTAACAGCTACTCTAGGGGGAATGTTTTTATGCGGTGCTAACGATTTAATAACTATATTTGTAGCCCCAGAATGTTTCAGGTTTTGCTCCTACCTATTATCTGGATATACCAAGAAAGATGTACTGTCTAATGAGGCTACTATGAAATATTTACTCATGGGTGGGGCAAGCTCTTCTATTCTGGTTCATGGTTTCTCTTGGCTATATGGTTTATCCGGAGGAGAGATTGAGCTTCAAGAAATAGTAAACGGTCTTATCAATACACAAATGTATAACTCCCCAGGAATTTCAATTGCGCTCATATTCATTACCGTAGGAATTGGGTTCAAGCTTTCCCCAGCCCCTTCTCATCAATGGACTCCTGACGTATACAAAGGAGTGCGGTTTGTTCGAGAAATTCCTACCTCTCTATCTATCTCTAAGATGTTTGGATTTTTCAAAACTCCATGGACATGCAGAAGAGAAATTCTATCCCACTCGGACCAAGACAAAACTTTTACTTGTTCAAATAACAATTAAGGTGAAGCAGGGTCAGGAACGACGAATCTCTTTATGATAAACAGATCCATTTTGCAAGTTCGTTATTACGGGTAGTTCCTACAAAGGATCGGACTGATGATGTATACAATACTTGAATTTTCGATGTAGATGCTACATAGTTGGTTCTCATCCTTCAGAGACTACGAGTGTAATAAGAGTATCCGTCGATAGAAGGATCACCCTAAGATGATCATCTCGTGGCTACTGAGAACGAATTAAATCAGATGGTTCTATTTCTCAATCTTTCTGACTTGCTCCTACGAAACCAAGGTCGAAAAGATTGAAAAAATCAGTCATTCACAACCACTGATGAAGGATTCCTCGAAAAGTTAAGGATTAGTAATCCTTTTTAGAAATCGAATGGATTCGGTCTTATACATACGCGAGGAAGGTaatcaaaaaagaaagaaaatgggttCTTCTTTCTTTTATCACTTAGGAGCTGTGTGAGATGAAAGTCTCATGCACGGTTTTGAATGAGAGAAAGAAGTGAGGAATCCTCTTTTCGACTCTAACTCTGCCACTCCAGTCGTTGCTTTTCTTTCTGTCACTtcaaaagtagctgcttcagcTTCAGCCACTCGAATTTTCGAtattcctttttatttctcaTCAAACGAATGGAATCTTCTTCGGGAAATCCTAGCTATTCTTAGCATGATATTGGAAAATCTTATTGCTATTACTCAAACAAGCATGAAGACCATCTAATTCTCCGGAAAGGATCAATTGAAATCCTCGAATTGTTTCTGCTAGACCAACATATTTCCCTGGA
Protein-coding sequences here:
- the LOC132617919 gene encoding large ribosomal subunit protein uL16c-like, which encodes MKGISYRGNHISFGKYALQALEPAWITSRQLEAGRRAMTQNARRGGKICVRIFPDKPVTLRLAETRMGSGKGSPEYWVAVVKPGRILYEMGGVTENIARRAISLAASKMPIQTQFIIS